One window of the Capnocytophaga haemolytica genome contains the following:
- a CDS encoding 6-pyruvoyl trahydropterin synthase family protein, with amino-acid sequence MAKIRITKKFDFEAGHALYGYDGKCKNLHGHSYKLWVTVIGEPIADAENIKCGMVIDFGDLKRIVNDKIIEQFDHAMVFNAQSPHRVLADELQAKGHRIIKVDYQPTSENLVVDFAQRIAEELPSHITLFSVRLQETDSSYAEWYARDNE; translated from the coding sequence ATGGCAAAAATACGCATCACTAAGAAATTTGACTTTGAGGCAGGGCACGCATTATACGGCTATGATGGTAAGTGTAAGAACCTTCACGGACACAGTTATAAACTGTGGGTAACGGTGATAGGAGAGCCTATTGCTGATGCTGAAAATATAAAGTGTGGTATGGTAATTGATTTTGGCGATCTCAAACGTATTGTCAATGATAAGATTATTGAGCAATTTGACCACGCTATGGTATTTAACGCTCAGTCGCCACACAGGGTGCTCGCTGATGAGCTACAAGCCAAAGGGCATCGTATTATAAAGGTAGACTACCAGCCAACGAGTGAGAACTTAGTAGTTGACTTTGCTCAGCGCATTGCTGAAGAACTACCATCACATATTACGCTCTTTTCAGTGAGACTACAAGAGACGGATAGTTCGTATGCAGAGTGGTATGCAAGGGATAATGAGTAA
- a CDS encoding TatD family hydrolase: MMYLDVHSHRQHSDACTLVIRNQYPLSCEVEEPFSVGIHPWYCEDWQEQLRALHFVARHPNCFAIGECGLDKMCDTDFALQMQIFKEQIALSECLELPLIIHCVRAYSEIVSVKKQIQPKQLWVLHGFHKNEAVARLLTQNGIVLSFGKALLCSEKVQKVFTSLEEGSYFFETDDAAFSVKEIYAKAKSLLT; the protein is encoded by the coding sequence ATGATGTATTTAGATGTTCATTCGCATAGGCAGCATTCTGACGCTTGTACGTTGGTCATTCGTAATCAATACCCACTTTCTTGTGAGGTTGAAGAGCCTTTCTCGGTAGGGATACACCCTTGGTATTGTGAGGATTGGCAAGAGCAGTTGCGTGCATTGCACTTTGTAGCACGGCATCCCAATTGTTTTGCTATTGGAGAATGTGGTTTGGACAAGATGTGTGACACTGATTTTGCATTACAGATGCAGATTTTTAAGGAGCAAATTGCACTTTCCGAGTGCTTGGAGCTACCTTTGATTATCCATTGTGTGAGGGCTTATAGTGAGATCGTGAGTGTGAAGAAACAAATACAACCTAAGCAGCTGTGGGTGCTACACGGCTTTCATAAGAATGAGGCAGTGGCAAGGTTATTGACCCAGAATGGCATAGTGCTTTCTTTTGGTAAGGCTTTACTTTGCAGTGAAAAAGTGCAGAAAGTATTTACTTCACTTGAGGAAGGTTCTTATTTCTTTGAGACTGATGATGCGGCTTTCTCAGTAAAAGAAATCTATGCGAAAGCCAAGTCGTTGTTGAC
- a CDS encoding UDP-2,3-diacylglucosamine diphosphatase, translated as MKIELKNGKKLYFASDNHLGAPTAALSRPREEKFVRFLDEIKPDAEAIFLLGDLFDFWFEYKTVVPKGFVRTLGKLAEIRDSGIPIYFFVGNHDLWMDDYFEKELNIPVFRRPLEVECAGKTFLIGHGDGLGPGDKGYKRMKKIFTNPFCRWLFRWLHPDVGVRLAQYLSVKNKLISGKEDVKYLGDDQEWLVQYCKEKLKTKHYDFFLFGHRHLPLEITLEPHSTYINTGDWINYYTYGEFNGDQLSLKTYN; from the coding sequence ATGAAAATAGAACTTAAAAACGGCAAAAAACTCTACTTCGCTTCCGATAATCACCTCGGCGCGCCCACAGCAGCCTTGAGCAGACCTCGTGAAGAGAAATTTGTGCGGTTTTTAGACGAAATAAAGCCCGATGCAGAGGCCATTTTCCTGCTGGGCGACCTTTTCGACTTCTGGTTTGAATATAAAACAGTGGTGCCGAAAGGTTTCGTTCGCACTTTGGGCAAACTCGCCGAAATACGCGACAGTGGCATTCCGATTTACTTCTTCGTAGGAAATCACGACCTGTGGATGGACGATTACTTCGAAAAAGAGCTGAACATCCCCGTGTTTCGCCGCCCGTTAGAGGTAGAATGCGCAGGGAAAACCTTCCTCATTGGCCACGGGGACGGTCTTGGTCCAGGAGATAAAGGTTACAAACGTATGAAGAAGATTTTTACCAATCCTTTCTGCCGTTGGCTTTTCCGTTGGCTTCATCCTGACGTAGGAGTGCGCCTCGCACAGTATCTTTCGGTAAAAAACAAGCTCATTTCAGGCAAAGAAGATGTAAAATACCTCGGTGACGACCAAGAATGGCTCGTGCAATACTGCAAAGAGAAATTAAAAACAAAACATTACGACTTTTTCCTCTTCGGACACCGACATTTGCCCTTAGAAATCACATTGGAACCCCATTCTACCTATATTAATACAGGCGATTGGATCAATTACTACACTTACGGGGAATTTAACGGCGATCAGCTGTCCCTTAAAACATATAATTAA
- a CDS encoding OmpA family protein, translating into MKKIKVTLFALAATFTVAVQAQDENNPWQIGFGVNSVDIRTPEDFGEVLKDWGGPSDINILPAVSRLSVGRYIGKGFSAEIAGSLNKIEKGYGYVKDAEKVDYSFWAADLRVQYHLNSLWKGARWFDPYLQVGGGYASIDDEGKLRGLGGGGLNLWLTQNIGLNLQTTYNPTFKSKSTEDYFQHAAGITIKFGVKDRDKDGVPDKDDACPDEPGKKELQGCPDRDGDGVADKDDLCPDEAGKPELKGCPDRDGDGIADKDDACPDEAGLAEFNGCPDTDGDGVPDNLDQCKDVAGPKENNGCPWPDTDGDGVLDKDDECPDVPGTVENKGCPEVTKEVQDQLNSYAKTILFDVGKATIKPQSATILNQIVDVLNKYKNSKFSIEGYTDITGKRAKNIKLSEDRAYSVKAYLIEKGIDEGRLTAKGFGPDKPIASNKTKKGRELNRRVEINLIK; encoded by the coding sequence ATGAAGAAAATCAAAGTAACTTTATTTGCTTTGGCTGCCACCTTTACAGTAGCAGTTCAAGCGCAAGATGAAAACAATCCTTGGCAAATAGGATTTGGAGTTAACTCAGTTGATATTCGTACTCCAGAAGATTTTGGAGAAGTATTAAAGGACTGGGGTGGACCGAGTGATATCAATATTCTTCCTGCTGTATCACGTCTTTCAGTAGGTAGATATATTGGGAAAGGTTTCTCGGCAGAAATAGCAGGATCATTGAACAAGATCGAAAAAGGCTATGGTTATGTAAAAGATGCTGAGAAAGTAGACTACTCATTCTGGGCTGCAGATTTAAGAGTACAGTATCACTTGAACTCTCTTTGGAAAGGTGCAAGATGGTTTGACCCTTACTTGCAAGTAGGTGGTGGTTATGCTTCAATTGATGATGAAGGGAAACTACGCGGCTTAGGCGGTGGTGGTTTGAACCTTTGGTTGACCCAGAACATCGGTTTGAACTTACAGACTACTTACAACCCTACATTTAAGTCAAAATCTACTGAGGATTACTTCCAACACGCAGCAGGTATCACTATTAAGTTTGGTGTGAAAGACCGTGATAAAGACGGTGTGCCTGATAAAGATGACGCTTGTCCTGATGAACCAGGTAAGAAAGAACTTCAAGGTTGCCCAGACCGTGATGGTGATGGTGTAGCTGACAAAGACGATCTTTGCCCAGATGAAGCAGGTAAGCCAGAATTGAAAGGTTGTCCTGACCGTGATGGTGACGGTATCGCTGATAAAGACGATGCTTGTCCAGATGAAGCAGGTCTTGCTGAATTCAACGGTTGCCCTGACACAGATGGTGATGGTGTACCAGATAACCTCGACCAATGTAAAGATGTAGCAGGTCCTAAGGAAAACAACGGTTGCCCTTGGCCAGATACAGATGGTGACGGCGTTCTTGACAAAGATGACGAATGTCCAGATGTTCCTGGTACTGTTGAAAACAAAGGTTGCCCTGAAGTAACTAAGGAAGTTCAAGATCAATTGAACTCTTATGCTAAGACAATCTTGTTTGATGTAGGTAAAGCAACTATCAAACCACAGTCAGCAACTATCTTGAACCAAATCGTTGATGTATTGAACAAATACAAAAACTCTAAGTTCTCAATTGAAGGTTATACTGACATCACAGGTAAGAGAGCTAAGAACATTAAGCTTTCTGAAGACAGAGCTTACTCTGTTAAGGCTTACTTGATTGAAAAAGGTATTGATGAAGGTCGCCTTACTGCAAAAGGTTTCGGTCCTGACAAACCAATTGCGTCTAACAAGACTAAGAAAGGTAGAGAACTCAACAGACGTGTAGAAATTAACTTGATAAAATAG
- a CDS encoding spermidine synthase, translated as MLRKLLSYLFPINIETVDSAFSGKIELNLHRGKLVLDTAHTNYSYGSLQRILLRGLQQIGTDRVRMMDNILVLGLAGGSVVRSLTEEIRCRGKITGVDIDPEMILLSKRVFHLDEIENLQIICADAYRFAKEDKSRYELIIVDVFQDDKIPPFVLRRSFSNILLQRLTRKGCILFNTICISQEDRLRNEKFIEQSRLLCHVKTMDDVNGTNQLIFLYK; from the coding sequence ATGTTACGAAAATTACTCAGTTATCTATTTCCTATCAATATCGAGACAGTCGATTCGGCATTTAGTGGCAAAATTGAGCTAAATTTACACCGTGGGAAGTTGGTTTTGGACACCGCCCACACAAATTATTCCTACGGAAGTCTGCAACGGATTCTCCTCAGAGGATTACAGCAGATCGGCACCGACAGAGTGCGAATGATGGACAATATTTTGGTGCTCGGGCTGGCGGGGGGCAGCGTTGTGCGAAGCCTTACTGAAGAGATCCGTTGTAGGGGGAAAATCACCGGTGTGGATATCGATCCGGAAATGATACTGCTCAGCAAGCGCGTATTTCACTTAGATGAAATCGAAAACTTGCAAATAATATGTGCCGATGCCTATCGCTTTGCCAAGGAAGACAAATCGCGCTACGAGCTCATCATCGTAGATGTTTTTCAGGACGATAAAATACCGCCGTTCGTCCTCCGCAGAAGTTTTTCAAACATTCTCCTGCAACGCCTTACCCGAAAGGGTTGCATACTCTTCAACACTATCTGTATTTCACAAGAGGACAGGCTGAGGAATGAAAAATTTATCGAACAAAGCCGCCTCTTGTGCCACGTAAAGACGATGGACGATGTCAATGGAACAAATCAGTTAATATTTTTATATAAATGA
- a CDS encoding CAP domain-containing protein yields the protein MKKFLFITVILVSALQCSKAQDNKEDNPQQKQQTTTLKGNDLLLKLVNEQRAKGCNCGSTRFRPAPALVWSNQLEKIAQKHSEYMYEKQELTHGDGMDAPGRRLREGGYKYTTWAENVAAGQKNEREVIKSWLSSPPHCANIMNPNLQEMGIGRKGNYWTQLFATPKQ from the coding sequence ATGAAAAAATTTTTATTCATCACAGTTATTTTGGTAAGTGCTTTGCAATGCAGCAAGGCGCAGGACAACAAGGAGGATAATCCTCAGCAAAAACAGCAAACAACTACCTTAAAGGGTAATGATCTGTTATTAAAGTTAGTGAATGAGCAGCGCGCTAAGGGGTGTAATTGTGGGAGTACGAGATTCCGACCTGCTCCAGCGCTTGTATGGAGTAATCAATTAGAAAAGATAGCACAGAAGCACAGTGAATATATGTACGAGAAACAAGAGCTTACACACGGCGATGGAATGGATGCCCCAGGTAGAAGATTGAGAGAGGGAGGGTATAAGTATACTACTTGGGCAGAGAATGTAGCAGCAGGGCAAAAGAATGAGCGTGAGGTGATAAAGTCTTGGTTGAGCAGTCCTCCACATTGTGCGAATATTATGAACCCCAATCTTCAGGAGATGGGCATAGGGCGCAAAGGTAACTATTGGACGCAACTCTTTGCCACTCCTAAGCAATGA